The following nucleotide sequence is from Staphylococcus chromogenes.
ATAAAATAGGCGCACAAAACCCTAAATTTATTCAGAGACCCACGCCAGATCAATTACAACATTTACAAAATGTAGCCCAGGGTCAAATTAAAATTGTGACCATTGCACCTGAAGTTGAAGGGGCTGAAGAAACAATTAAAGCCATGAAAAATGACGTTATTTTTTCAATGGGGCATTCAGAGGTCACATTCGATCAAGCCAACCATGCTTCTGAAATAGGGGTTAAACATGTCACACATCTTTATAATGCCGGAACACCTTTTGTCCATCGTGATCCTGGAATGTTCGGCGCAGCATGGTTAAACCCAAATATCAATTGCGAAATCATCGGCGATGGCGTACATTCCCATCCAGCGTCAGTAAAAATTGCCTATAAACAAAAAGGGGCAGACCATCTCTACTTAATTACTGATGCAATGCGTGCGAAAGGTATGCCAGACGGTTGTTACGACCTTGGCGGACAAGATGTGATTGTGAAAGACAATGAAGCGCATTTAAAAACCGGTTCATTAGCAGGAAGTATTTTAAAAATGAACGAAGGCTTAAGAAATTTAATGGCATTTACTGAAGACTCCTTAGAAACGCTTTGGAGATGTACAAGCTTCAATCAAGCACAAGTATTAGGTATTGATGACCAAAAAGGCAGTATTAAAGAAGGTAAACTTGCCGACCTTGTGATACTTGATGAGCACATGGATGTGAAACAAACCATAAAAAGTGGTTGCGTTCATCAATTTTAAAAACTATATAAATCCCTTTAAGTGTTGATATTAATGGCACTTAAAGGGATTTTTTCATTTTTACTAACATCAAGAGAGGAGAACCAAAGCCTGATTAAATTAAAAGATTTTAAAAATACCAGAAGAGGCGAATGTGAACACGCCATTTCAATAGCATTTGCACCAGAAAATAAACCCATTAAAACGCTCTCATAATTGTTGAGCTTTTTCATAAAAACACTTATGATATAAACGTATAAGACAATAATTAATTGTTCTACTTTTATACAATATACATAAAAAGGTGAATGGATATTATGAACAAATGGACAAAGACAGCAACGACACTTTTAGCCCTCGGTATGATCACTTCAACAGTTCCTGCCGATACGTTTGCGGGAACACAACAAGCACCGACACAACAAACTCAAGCGCAACATGAACATGACTACACGAAGCAATTAGGCGAACAAAATGTCATGAGTGTGGCGTGGTACCAAAATTCTGCAGAAGCGAAAGCGTTATATGCGCAAGGGTATAACAGCGCAAAAGAAGCGTTAAGCAAAAAAATTAAACACCATAAAGGCGGTAAAAAATTAGCGATTGTGCTAGATATCGATGAAACTGTACTTGATAACTCTCCCTACCAAGCCGCAAGTACTTTAAAGGGGCAATCTTTCCCAACAGGTTGGCATGAATGGGTGAAGAGTGCGCAAGCTAAACCCGTTTATGGTGCGAAAGACTTTTTAACATATGCAGATAAACATGATGTTGAAATTTTTTATGTGTCAGACCGTTCGCATGAAAAAGATTTAGATGCGACAATTAAAAATTTGAAAAAAGAAAAGCTACCTCAAGCTGATAAAAAACATGTGTTACTTAAAAAAGAAGGCGATAAGAGTAAGGAAGAACGTCGCGATAAAGTACGTACAGATTACAACTTAGTGATGCTATTTGGTGACAATTTACTTGATTTTGATGAGCCTAAATCAGCAACACCGAAATCTCGTGATGAATTAGTAAGACAACATGAAGATGAATTTGGTAGTAAATATATTATTTTCTCGAACCCAATGTATGGGAGTTGGGAAGCGACATTATACAACAATGATTACAGTATTGATGCCAAACAAAAATTAGAAAAACGTAAACAATCTCTGAAATATTTTGATATGAAAACGAATAAAGTTAAAACATACCAAGGGGAATAATCCCAAAAGTGGAGGCCCCGTTTTAAAGCCGTAAAACTACTAAAGTTGACGGCTTTTTTGTTTGAAAATACACGACATTTTACGTTTTTATTTTAAATCTGTATCGTATTATATTAAAATATGCTTTAACACTTAAAATCGTTAAATAAAGGAGAGGATAAGATGAAATTAGGTATTATTGGTGTTGGAAAAGTAGGAAGTCAAATTTTAACAGATGTGCAGTCTACCAACTTGTTTTCAAGTATTGTTGTCATTGATTCCAATGAAACGTTAGCGTATGGTGAAGTACTCGATCACCACCATACTCAAGGATTAAAAACGACGAACCATATTGAGATTATCCAAGGAACTTACGACGATTTAAAAGATGCGGATGTGGTGGTCGTTACCGCAAGTGTCCCTATGGACCCTGAAATTTCGGATCGTACGGCTTTAACGAAAGGGAATATTTCTTTAATTGAAGATATTATGAATCAAATTAATGCGGTGACGCAACAACCCCTCGTCATTTTCATTTCAAATCCTGTAGATGCGATGACTTATATTGCGACACAAGCGAATGATTATCCAAATGAAAAAATTATGGGGACAGGGACGTTACTTGAAAGTGCACGCTTTAGAACGTTGATTGCGGATCATTACGACATCGACCCTAAAAGTGTTGAGGCATTTGTTATCGGTGAACATGGTAAAAATGCGGTGCCTGTTTGGAGTAAAGTGACTATCTCAGGGATGTCATTAACAGAATTTGAAACATTGTCTCAAAAACCGGCCATTAATAAAGAAGCCATTACACAAAAAGTCGATAAAGTCGCTTTTGATGTTCTTAAAAATAAAGGATGGACGAATGCGGCGATTTCTAAAACGACGGTCGACTTAATCAAACGCTTAATGTTAAATGAAAAATCTATCTTACCACTCACTTCACTCAACGAAGAGAAAGCACTAGCTATCGGTTTACCGACGTTAACCAATCGCTCAGGGGTCGCACATGTTTTTGACATTGAACTAGATGCCGATGAACGTACCCATTTTGAACAAGCGGAAAAGTATATTAAAGCAACGATTGACGTGAAAAATCAATAATTGATAAGTGATTTTCTCCTATTGAACAACGAACATTGTGTGAGACTTTGTTCGTTGTTTTTTCATATCTCCAACGGTGGAGTTGATTTTTGAACTTTTTATAATCACATTCATTTTAAAATTGTTTACGCTTCAAAGTTCAAAATTTCTCAACAATGCTATGACAGTTATGTTAACACTTCTATTTTTGTTTGAACTACTATATATAGTGTTTTAAATTAACAATAGATACTATATATAGAATGGAGTGGTGAAATGAAACAACTTGAGGTTGCCTTACAAGGTCTCATCACAAAAGATCCAACGGTAGTGAATGAGAATGCGAATAAAGATAGCAACACGTTTTCAACAATGCGAGATTTAACCGCAGGGGTGGTTTCAAAGTCCTATGCGTTAGAACATTTATTACCTCAACGCGTGGCAGAAGCACATATAAATGGTGACATTCACTTTCATGATTTAGATTATCATCCGTTTCAACCGTTGACGAATTGTTGTCTCATTGATGCAGAGTCCATGCTTGCCCATGGGTTTGAAATTGGAAATGCGAATGTGACCTCCCCTAAATCGATTCAAACGGCGACGGCGCAACTTGTTCAAATTATTGCGAACGTGTCTAGCAGTCAATACGGGGGATGTACAGTAGACCGTGTTGACGAATTGTTGAGTACATATGCCCGTCATAATGAGGCACATCACCGTGCAGTTGCTGAACAATTTGTGAAAGCTAAGGCGCAAGAAGACTATATCGATCAACAAGTGACACAAGATATCCACGATGCGATTGAAAGTTTAGAATATGAAATTAACACATTATACACTTCAAATGGACAAACGCCATTTGTCACACTTGGTTTCGGACTCGGAACAGATGAATTGAGCCGAAAAATTCAAACGGCGATTTTAAAAACACGGATTAAAGGGCTCGGTAAAAATCGTATGACTGCCATTTTTCCAAAATTGGTCTTTTCGATTAAAAAAGGCGTTAATTTTAGTAAAGATGATCCAAATTATGATATTAAACAATTGGCGCTCGAATGTTCGACGAAACGCATGTATCCAGATATTCTAAATTATGATGCACTCGTAGACATTTTAGGGGATTTTAAAGCGCCGATGGGATGTCGTTCTTTCTTGCCGGCTTGGCGTGATGTAGAGGGGCATTTTGAAAACAATGGACGTTGTAATTTAGGTGTGGTCACGCTCAATCTGCCTCGAATCGCGATTGAATCTCAAGGGGACAAACACGCTTTTTGGCAATTGTTCCATGAACGTATGGACATTCTCCATGAAGCGCTCCTGTATCGGATAGAACGTGTGCTTCAAGCGACGCCTCAAAACGCCCCGATTTTATATAAAAGCGGCGCATTTAAATATAAACTCCAAGCGGAAGAAGCCGTTGCTAAACTGTTTAAACACCAACGGGCGACAGTG
It contains:
- a CDS encoding lactate/malate family dehydrogenase, whose translation is MKLGIIGVGKVGSQILTDVQSTNLFSSIVVIDSNETLAYGEVLDHHHTQGLKTTNHIEIIQGTYDDLKDADVVVVTASVPMDPEISDRTALTKGNISLIEDIMNQINAVTQQPLVIFISNPVDAMTYIATQANDYPNEKIMGTGTLLESARFRTLIADHYDIDPKSVEAFVIGEHGKNAVPVWSKVTISGMSLTEFETLSQKPAINKEAITQKVDKVAFDVLKNKGWTNAAISKTTVDLIKRLMLNEKSILPLTSLNEEKALAIGLPTLTNRSGVAHVFDIELDADERTHFEQAEKYIKATIDVKNQ
- the nrdD gene encoding anaerobic ribonucleoside-triphosphate reductase, translating into MKQLEVALQGLITKDPTVVNENANKDSNTFSTMRDLTAGVVSKSYALEHLLPQRVAEAHINGDIHFHDLDYHPFQPLTNCCLIDAESMLAHGFEIGNANVTSPKSIQTATAQLVQIIANVSSSQYGGCTVDRVDELLSTYARHNEAHHRAVAEQFVKAKAQEDYIDQQVTQDIHDAIESLEYEINTLYTSNGQTPFVTLGFGLGTDELSRKIQTAILKTRIKGLGKNRMTAIFPKLVFSIKKGVNFSKDDPNYDIKQLALECSTKRMYPDILNYDALVDILGDFKAPMGCRSFLPAWRDVEGHFENNGRCNLGVVTLNLPRIAIESQGDKHAFWQLFHERMDILHEALLYRIERVLQATPQNAPILYKSGAFKYKLQAEEAVAKLFKHQRATVSMGYIGLYEVATVFYGPNWETNAEAKAFTLEILKEMKAYQEQWTEETEIWFSIYSTPSESLTDRFCRLDYEKFGAIPNITDKGYYTNSFHYDVRKDVTPFEKIDFEKDYAHFANGGFIHYCEYPKLNHNLKALEAVWDYAYDKVGYLGTNIPIDRCYECGFEGDFETTAQGYTCPHCGNHDPKTIDVVKRTCGYLGNPVQRPVIEGRQKEICARVKHLKETDPHECS
- the nagA gene encoding N-acetylglucosamine-6-phosphate deacetylase encodes the protein MSYAIVNGSIYTETGRIPKGYLIIENDMIKEIKEGPYTGDLETIDAEGQHILPGFIDIHIHGGYGEDAMDASYTGLQHLASQLLSEGTTSFLATTMTQSTQAIERALKNIVKVQQDQKGTEAADIIGVHLEGPFISEHKIGAQNPKFIQRPTPDQLQHLQNVAQGQIKIVTIAPEVEGAEETIKAMKNDVIFSMGHSEVTFDQANHASEIGVKHVTHLYNAGTPFVHRDPGMFGAAWLNPNINCEIIGDGVHSHPASVKIAYKQKGADHLYLITDAMRAKGMPDGCYDLGGQDVIVKDNEAHLKTGSLAGSILKMNEGLRNLMAFTEDSLETLWRCTSFNQAQVLGIDDQKGSIKEGKLADLVILDEHMDVKQTIKSGCVHQF
- a CDS encoding 5'-nucleotidase, lipoprotein e(P4) family, with protein sequence MNKWTKTATTLLALGMITSTVPADTFAGTQQAPTQQTQAQHEHDYTKQLGEQNVMSVAWYQNSAEAKALYAQGYNSAKEALSKKIKHHKGGKKLAIVLDIDETVLDNSPYQAASTLKGQSFPTGWHEWVKSAQAKPVYGAKDFLTYADKHDVEIFYVSDRSHEKDLDATIKNLKKEKLPQADKKHVLLKKEGDKSKEERRDKVRTDYNLVMLFGDNLLDFDEPKSATPKSRDELVRQHEDEFGSKYIIFSNPMYGSWEATLYNNDYSIDAKQKLEKRKQSLKYFDMKTNKVKTYQGE